The following are from one region of the Ignavibacteriota bacterium genome:
- the sugE gene encoding quaternary ammonium compound efflux SMR transporter SugE yields MAWIYLFIAGLFEIGWAIGLKYTDGFTKFLPSVFTIIGMILSFYFLSNAIKIIPIGTAYAIWTGIGAVGTAILGIILFNESKELLRIFFIFLIVVGIVGLKIFSKVPTQ; encoded by the coding sequence ATGGCCTGGATTTATCTCTTCATAGCCGGATTATTTGAAATCGGCTGGGCGATCGGATTGAAATACACTGATGGTTTTACAAAATTTCTCCCAAGTGTTTTCACAATCATCGGTATGATATTGAGTTTTTATTTTCTATCGAATGCGATAAAAATTATTCCTATCGGAACTGCTTATGCAATCTGGACTGGAATTGGTGCTGTGGGAACTGCTATTCTGGGTATAATTCTGTTTAATGAATCAAAAGAATTATTAAGAATATTTTTTATTTTTTTAATAGTGGTCGGAATAGTCGGACTAAAAATTTTTTCGAAAGTGCCTACACAATAA